Proteins co-encoded in one Arthrobacter globiformis genomic window:
- a CDS encoding ROK family transcriptional regulator yields MPSPSRSTRSRTKNPGSQSALRHLNQQRIIECLLNGPSTQAELARQTGLSTATVSNIVKIMQDSGLASTEPITSSGRRALNVRLNSNGAVAVGIDFGRRHLRVVLASLSYHIIAEESVLLPLGHQAEQGIQAAVALLDKLLADSGVERSAVVGAGVGIPGPIDRRTSTVAQGAILPEWVGIDIQERLEEAFQFPIFIDNDSNLGALSEVTWGPHSGISNLLFMKIGSGIGAGLILNGNPYYGNVGITGEIGHATIHEHGLICRCGNRGCLETIASTTTMIELLSRGEERPLTPEDIVRKALSRDAATLRVVDDAGLAVGRALGNVANLINPEVIVVGGPLAGLGDILLDPIRRGLVRHAVPVIGETTTLTMSSLNDRAEALGAASLVFQHAGIRRT; encoded by the coding sequence ATGCCCTCACCATCGCGCTCAACGAGGAGCCGAACCAAAAACCCCGGGTCGCAATCCGCCCTCAGGCACCTGAACCAGCAGCGGATCATCGAATGCCTGCTCAACGGCCCGTCGACCCAGGCGGAGCTTGCGCGGCAGACGGGACTGTCCACCGCGACAGTGTCCAACATCGTCAAAATCATGCAGGACTCTGGCCTCGCCTCCACGGAGCCGATCACCAGTTCCGGCCGACGCGCACTCAACGTCCGGCTCAACAGCAACGGTGCCGTGGCGGTGGGCATCGACTTTGGCCGGCGGCACCTGCGGGTGGTTCTCGCCTCGCTCAGCTACCACATCATCGCCGAGGAATCGGTGCTCCTGCCCCTCGGTCACCAGGCGGAACAGGGCATCCAAGCGGCCGTCGCCCTGCTCGATAAACTGCTGGCGGACAGCGGAGTGGAGCGCAGCGCCGTGGTGGGCGCCGGCGTCGGAATCCCCGGCCCGATTGACCGCCGGACCAGCACCGTCGCGCAGGGGGCAATCCTGCCTGAGTGGGTGGGCATCGACATCCAGGAACGCCTCGAAGAGGCGTTCCAGTTCCCCATTTTCATAGACAATGACTCGAATCTGGGCGCCCTGTCCGAGGTCACGTGGGGACCGCACAGCGGCATCAGCAACCTGCTGTTCATGAAGATCGGCTCCGGCATCGGCGCGGGCCTGATCCTCAACGGCAACCCGTACTACGGCAACGTCGGGATCACCGGCGAAATCGGCCACGCGACCATCCACGAACACGGCCTGATCTGCCGCTGTGGCAACAGGGGGTGCCTGGAGACCATCGCCTCCACCACCACCATGATCGAGCTGCTGAGCCGCGGCGAGGAGCGTCCCCTCACGCCCGAGGACATCGTCCGCAAGGCGCTGTCGAGGGACGCCGCAACCCTGCGCGTGGTGGACGACGCAGGCCTTGCGGTGGGCAGGGCGCTGGGGAATGTGGCCAACCTGATCAACCCCGAGGTGATCGTGGTGGGCGGCCCCCTGGCGGGGCTAGGCGACATCCTGCTGGACCCCATCCGGCGCGGGCTGGTCCGGCACGCCGTGCCGGTCATCGGCGAAACCACCACCCTGACCATGTCCTCGCTCAATGACCGGGCGGAGGCCCTGGGCGCCGCATCCCTGGTCTTCCAGCACGCCGGAATCCGCCGCACGTAG
- a CDS encoding nitrilase-related carbon-nitrogen hydrolase: protein MKLALMQANSSVLDIEQNCAAIDRAAQRAAEAGAALLLTPELFPVGYAPLRVRAELDPETLPGIRRTLAGIAAARRIALVYSLPAVKADGQWQITATALDARGDELLSYAKVHLFGPEERKAFSPAEAAPAVVDLGGIKTSLAICYDVEFPETVRAAAAAGADLLLVPTALAHGFESVPQVLLRARALESQLTVAYANHSGDEDGCTFLGGSVIAGPDGELLAAAGPHPELLYAEVSAEAASQARDAVPYLRERRPDVYRAWEESGSEETGGAAKRS from the coding sequence GTGAAGCTGGCACTGATGCAGGCGAACTCCAGTGTTTTGGACATCGAACAGAACTGCGCAGCCATCGACCGGGCGGCTCAGAGGGCCGCGGAAGCGGGTGCTGCCCTGCTCCTGACCCCCGAGCTTTTCCCGGTAGGTTATGCACCGCTGCGCGTCAGGGCGGAGCTGGACCCCGAAACCCTGCCCGGCATCCGGCGTACCCTTGCCGGCATCGCTGCCGCGCGCCGGATTGCCCTGGTCTACAGCCTGCCCGCCGTCAAGGCCGACGGGCAGTGGCAGATCACCGCGACGGCCCTGGACGCCCGCGGGGACGAACTCCTGAGCTACGCCAAGGTCCACCTTTTTGGCCCGGAGGAGCGCAAGGCGTTCAGCCCCGCGGAAGCAGCCCCCGCCGTCGTCGATTTGGGTGGCATCAAGACCTCGCTTGCCATCTGCTACGACGTGGAATTCCCCGAAACGGTGCGCGCGGCGGCCGCGGCCGGCGCCGACCTGCTCCTGGTTCCCACGGCGCTGGCCCACGGCTTCGAATCGGTGCCGCAGGTGCTGCTGCGGGCGCGCGCACTGGAGAGCCAGCTGACGGTGGCATATGCCAACCACTCCGGGGACGAGGACGGCTGCACTTTCCTGGGCGGAAGCGTCATTGCCGGTCCCGACGGCGAACTGCTCGCCGCTGCCGGGCCCCACCCGGAACTGCTGTACGCGGAGGTCAGTGCCGAGGCGGCCAGCCAGGCACGCGATGCCGTCCCCTATCTGCGCGAACGGCGCCCGGATGTTTACCGCGCCTGGGAGGAGAGCGGCAGCGAGGAGACCGGCGGCGCCGCAAAGCGTTCATAG
- a CDS encoding PucR family transcriptional regulator: MSREAPATASGAAGGTGNGNGAERLSVVTLEQFLDKLPPALKVLHDGGNGSGLLRWVEPSELEDPTPYLLDGEFLLTAGLPFVGEAGDRARVDAYVRRLVEARVGALGFGLEPYFTAVPDTLVDACIRHNLTLVEVPSTVPFAAIGLEFSQLLESDNAKLFRQLADTNRQLMRAVLSARPEHELLAALTQRLPVWAVLVGADGRVRARAGSGVELSALRQILDRLLGGSGPRVEMDSFDVPGSALVFGHPLRSTRDANLGALILGTDAPLTPSQNSVVSSGVGLLELLVRQRTSGSLAPSQLATALLLHPDSLASGGTRHINGLRDLLAQSTSSTRSTPLRVVQGVKADQAAGRAGDSPVRELLQWRRLFDTKLVELTDYGFAAITRLRVDDALLGEVEKLGWRLVIGDATELTDLSSADQRVTALRQRVQTTGKSARVGEVTWTVAGLLGREAGTMLAGRLLEPVLSQDSDRRTAHLSVLRAWLGENGNWDATAKALGLHRNSVRRQINAVAELLDTDLNQAQVRAELWIALQYVDELPAT, translated from the coding sequence ATGTCGCGTGAGGCCCCCGCAACGGCATCAGGGGCGGCCGGAGGGACAGGCAACGGGAATGGGGCCGAGCGGTTGAGTGTCGTCACGCTGGAACAGTTCCTGGACAAGTTGCCGCCGGCGTTGAAAGTTCTTCACGACGGCGGCAACGGTTCCGGCCTGCTGCGCTGGGTCGAGCCCAGTGAGCTTGAGGACCCCACCCCGTATCTGCTCGACGGCGAGTTCCTCCTCACGGCCGGGCTGCCGTTCGTTGGGGAGGCAGGTGACCGGGCACGGGTCGATGCCTATGTTCGGCGCTTGGTGGAAGCCCGGGTGGGCGCGTTGGGCTTCGGCCTCGAGCCCTACTTCACTGCCGTGCCGGACACGCTGGTAGATGCCTGCATCCGGCACAACCTGACCCTGGTGGAGGTGCCCAGCACGGTGCCCTTCGCGGCCATCGGGCTCGAGTTCTCGCAGCTCCTGGAATCGGACAACGCCAAGCTGTTCAGGCAGTTGGCGGACACCAACAGGCAGCTGATGCGCGCGGTCCTCTCCGCCCGCCCCGAGCATGAACTCCTGGCCGCCCTGACCCAGCGTCTCCCGGTATGGGCTGTGCTGGTCGGGGCGGACGGAAGGGTCCGCGCACGGGCGGGCTCCGGCGTCGAGCTTTCCGCCCTACGGCAGATCCTGGACCGGCTCCTGGGCGGGAGCGGCCCCCGCGTGGAAATGGATTCCTTCGACGTCCCGGGCTCGGCGCTCGTGTTCGGCCATCCCCTGCGCAGCACCCGCGACGCAAACCTTGGTGCGCTGATCCTGGGCACGGATGCGCCCCTGACGCCGTCGCAGAACAGCGTGGTCTCATCCGGCGTCGGACTCCTGGAACTGCTGGTCCGCCAGCGGACCAGCGGCTCCCTGGCACCCAGCCAGCTGGCCACCGCCCTGCTGCTCCACCCGGACAGCCTTGCCAGCGGTGGAACGCGGCACATCAACGGCCTCCGGGACCTGCTGGCCCAAAGCACCTCCTCTACCCGTTCCACGCCGCTGCGGGTCGTGCAGGGCGTCAAGGCTGATCAGGCCGCCGGGCGCGCCGGCGACAGCCCGGTGCGGGAGCTGCTGCAGTGGCGCCGCCTGTTCGACACCAAGCTCGTGGAGCTCACGGACTACGGCTTCGCCGCCATCACCCGGCTCAGGGTGGACGACGCATTGCTGGGCGAAGTCGAGAAGCTGGGGTGGCGGCTGGTCATCGGGGACGCCACCGAGCTCACGGATCTGAGCAGCGCCGACCAGCGGGTGACGGCGCTGCGACAGCGCGTCCAGACTACCGGCAAGAGCGCCAGGGTGGGTGAAGTGACGTGGACGGTCGCCGGACTGCTGGGTCGTGAAGCCGGAACCATGCTGGCTGGCCGGCTGCTGGAGCCGGTGCTCAGCCAGGACAGCGACCGCCGGACCGCGCACCTGTCCGTGCTGAGGGCATGGCTCGGCGAGAACGGGAACTGGGATGCCACCGCCAAGGCGCTGGGACTGCACCGCAACAGCGTCCGGCGGCAGATCAACGCTGTGGCCGAACTGTTGGACACCGATCTGAACCAGGCGCAGGTCAGGGCCGAACTCTGGATCGCGCTGCAGTACGTGGACGAGCTGCCCGCCACGTAG